In the genome of Streptomyces sp. SAI-127, the window GGGCCCGGGAGATCCGACCCGCCTGTCGGGGGACATGGACGCGGGAGGTTCGGCGGCCGCGGCCGGCGCACAAGGCGCGGCAGCCCCGGCGAACTCATCAAGACCCATCTCCGCGGGAACTTCGGCGGTCGCGGGTCGTGCACAAGGCGCGGGGTCAGGACGACCCATCAGCGCGTCGCGTCCGGTGGGAGCCGCCCGTCCGGACGGGCTCGCGCCTCTCCCCCGGCGGGTGCCGCAGACCAGTCTGGCTGTCGAGCTGAGGGAGGACGCCCCGGCCGTCGGCGAGCAAGAGGACGCCGACGAGTTCACCCCGGACCACGCGGCCTCCTCGCTCGCCGGATTCCAGCTCGGAACCCTCCGCGCCCGGGACGAGGACGACGTCCCCACGGCAACCAGCACCGGGACCGACCCGCTCGGCACCCCCGAGGACGGGTTGCCCGGCACTCCGGCGAACTCTGCCCCCACCGACCGGAACGATCCGCCCAGTGCTCCGGGCAAGCCGAACACTGGCAAGGACCTTCCCGCCGTCGAACCCCTGCGTGGCAGCGCCGAAGAAACGGGCCCCGCCGACCACCACCACCTGCCCGGGACCCCAAACACCCCGAACACCGCCCAGCACACGCCCGCCGACGACCCCCCTCCCGGCAGCCTCGAAAAAATGGTCCCCGCCCAGGACGCCGCCGTCGTCGCTCGTCCCCATATCGATCGCTCATGAAGGACACGCCATGACACGCCCCACCCCCGCCACGCACACCCAGCTGGACCAGCTGCTCACCGGACTCGTGGAGCGGGTCGCCGACGTGACGCAGGCTGTCGTGCTCTCGGAGGACGGGCTGGTCGTCAGCAAGTCCACCGGGTTCCTGCGCGACGACGCCGAGCGGCTGGCGGCGACCGCGTCCGGTCTGATGAGCCTGAGCAAGGGCGTCAGCATGGACTTCCGGGGCGGCCCGGTGCGCCAGGCGCTCATCGAGATGGCCAACAGTTTCCTGATCCTCACCTCCGCGGGGCCCGGCGCCCACCTCGTCGTGCTCACCGGGCCGAACGCCGACGTCGGCGTCGTGGCGTACCAGATGAACATGCTGGTGAAGAAGATCGGCGAGCACCTCAGCGCGGCACCACGGGCCGGCATCGGCCCCACCGGCGGGTGAGGTGACCGACAGCGACGCGGCGGCCAGGCTGGTGCGACCGTTCGCCCTGACCGGCGGAAGGACGCGGCCCAGCCGTGCCGATTTCACCCTCATCACCACGGTGACCGCGGTGGACCCGCCACCGGAACTCGCCCCCCGCCCGCAGGCCGAGCAGACCCGCATCCTGCGCCGGTGCGCCCGCCCGCTCGCCGTGGCGGAGCTGGCCGCGCTGCTCGACCTCCCGGTCAGCGTGGTCGTGATCATGCTCTGCGATCTGCTGGAGGCGGGTCTCATCACCGCGCACCCGCCGCGTCCCGTCTCGCCTCGCACCCCGGACCTGGACCTGTTGCAGAAAGTGAGGGAAGGCCTTGGCCGGCTCTGACCCGCTCGCCACCGAGACAGCCGGTGGTCCCACCGCACCCGACACCGTCAAGATCCTCATCGCCGGGGGCTTCGGGGTCGGCAAGACCACGATGGTCGGGTCGGTCAGCGAGATCACCCCGCTGCGCACGGAAGAACCCCTCACCGTCGCGGGCCTCGGCGTCGACGACCTCGCCGGGATCGAGCAGAAGCGGGCCACCACCGTGGCCATGGACTTCGGCCGGATCACCATCAGCGACGAACTCGTGCTCTACCTCTTCGGCACCCCGGGCCAGCAGCGGTTCTGGTTCATGTGGAACGACCTCGCCGTCGGCGCCCTGGGCGCGGTCGTCCTCATCGACGTCCGGCGCCCGGAGTCGAGCTTCGCCGCCGTGGACTTCTTCGAACGCCGGCGCATCCCCTTCGTCGTCGCCGTGAACGGCTTCGAGGGCCGGCACCCGTACCCGGCCGAGGACATCAGGGAGTCCCTCGCCCTCCCGGAGGGCGTTCCGGTGGTGCTGTGCGACGCACGGCGACGCGAGTCGTCCCGGGACGTGCTGATCGCCCTTCTGGACCTGCTGATCGCCGCGGCGGTCGACTAGCGGCAGCTCACTCGTCCGGCCCGGTCAACTCCTCGTCCGAGGACGGGACCAGCCGGGCCCTGAGGTCCGGGTCGGGCATCTCGCGGTCGAAGGGGAACATCGGCCGGCGGATGCGCCGGTGGCCGAGGCGCGGCAGGTCCTGGTCGACGCCGCCCGGGGTGAGGGCCATCTTCCAGTCGGCGGCCATCGCGAACAGCTCGGGCTCCAGATACCCGATCTTGACGAGGACGAGGTCCGCCTCGCGCGGCGCCAACTCCAGGTTGGTGAAGTCGTGTTCACAGTGGTACGGCTTTCTCAGGCGCGGGTCAGGATCACGTACACGCTTCCCACCCGCAGCACCGCCTCGGTCACCGCGTGCTGGTCACCGTGCCGGATCGCGTGGACCACACCGGTCAGCGTGAGCGGGCCCGCGTGACGGTCGTCGACCTCGGCACCCGCACTCACGGTGACCGTGGCACCGACGCCGGCCTGTACGGCCGTGTCGACGGCGGCCGGGCCCGGGAGCGAGGCGTAGATGACCACCGGGCCCGAGGGGTCCTGGAACTCCGGGCGGGACAGCACCTGTTGGAGGCCCCAGGTGACATCACCGGCGCCGCCCGCGGTCGGGTTGTCGCCGGTGTCGCTGATGAAGTACGGCCGCTTCCGCGAGGCCAGCGCCGCGTCCAGGCACTCCTCGAGCGTGCCGGTCGGCGCGACGAAGTCGAAGTCGTGGCGGGCCTTCCAGAAGCCGTGGGCGAGCCGTTCGGCACCGGTCGTCACCGCGTCCGCGGAAGAGCCCGTGACGACGACCGCGGCCCGGTTGCGGGGCTCGTCCGCCCACGCGTAGCCGACCCAGATCGCCGCGTCCGTCACTCCGTCGGTCGCCTCCACCTCCGCCACGGCGGCGTAGACGCTCTTCGCCGGCTCGATCCGGGTGGAGGTCTGCTCGCCGGCCAGGAGCACGGGGACCGGGATCCAGGCCTTGACCGGGCGGGGGGCGCCGCTCGTGAGGTGGTTCAGGAGGTTGCGGGCGGCCCGCTCCTTCGTCTCCATCGCGTCCTCGTGCGGGGCCATGCGGTAACAGGTGATCAGGTCCGTGCGGTGGGCGAGTTCCCGCGAGACGTTGCCGTGCAGGTCCATGGAGGCGGAGATGATCGTGCCGGGGCCGGTGATCTCCCTTATGCGGTGCAGGAGTTCGGCTTCGGCGTCGTCCACGCCCTCCACGGTCATCGCGCCGTGGATGTCGTACCAGAGGCCGTCGACGGGGCCCAACGCCCGGAGACGGTCGAGTAGTTCACGGGTCAGTTCGGCGTAGGCGGCCGCCGTCACCGTACCGCCGGGCAGTGCCTTGCCGACGAGGGTGCCTCGCCAGTCTGCGGCCTCGCGCAACGGCTGACCCGAGGCCAGGAAGGGGTAGCGGGTGAGGACGTCCGCACCGCGCAGGGGGTGGAAGGCGGGGGCCTCGGTGCGGGCTGGGGAGAAGGTCGAGGATTCGATGCCGAGGCCTGCGATGGCGATTACGGGGAGGGATGAAGGCACGGTTGCTCCAGGTCCGTTGTTGTCTGCGAGTTCGTCGTGGCCGGTCGCACCCCTACAAGCCTCCGGTGACCGTCTGCATCGCCT includes:
- a CDS encoding ATP/GTP-binding protein; its protein translation is MAGSDPLATETAGGPTAPDTVKILIAGGFGVGKTTMVGSVSEITPLRTEEPLTVAGLGVDDLAGIEQKRATTVAMDFGRITISDELVLYLFGTPGQQRFWFMWNDLAVGALGAVVLIDVRRPESSFAAVDFFERRRIPFVVAVNGFEGRHPYPAEDIRESLALPEGVPVVLCDARRRESSRDVLIALLDLLIAAAVD
- a CDS encoding DUF742 domain-containing protein, which codes for MTDSDAAARLVRPFALTGGRTRPSRADFTLITTVTAVDPPPELAPRPQAEQTRILRRCARPLAVAELAALLDLPVSVVVIMLCDLLEAGLITAHPPRPVSPRTPDLDLLQKVREGLGRL
- a CDS encoding roadblock/LC7 domain-containing protein, yielding MTRPTPATHTQLDQLLTGLVERVADVTQAVVLSEDGLVVSKSTGFLRDDAERLAATASGLMSLSKGVSMDFRGGPVRQALIEMANSFLILTSAGPGAHLVVLTGPNADVGVVAYQMNMLVKKIGEHLSAAPRAGIGPTGG